DNA from Gemmatimonadaceae bacterium:
GCAAGTCCACGCTCGCGGACCGGCTGATCGAAGTCACGGGCACGCTGCAGAAGCGCGAAATGAAGTCGCAGGTGCTCGATACGCTGGACCTCGAGCGCGAGCGCGGCATCACGATCAAGCTGAACGCCGTGCGCATGAGCTACACCGCGCGCGACGGGCAGGGCTATGAGCTCAACCTGATCGACACCCCGGGGCACGTAGACTTCACGTACGAGGTGTCGCGGTCGCTGGCTGCCTGTGAAGGCGCCATCCTGGTGGTCGATGCGTCGCAGGGCATTCAGGCGCAGACGCTGTCCAACCTGTTCCTCGCCATGGACGCCGGGCTCGAGATCATCCCGGTGCTCAACAAGATCGACCTCCCGGGCGCCGAGCCCGAGCGGCGGCGGCAGGAAGTGGTGGACCTGATCGGCTGCATGCCGGAAGACGTCCTCTGTGTGAGTGGCAAGGAAGGCACGGGCGTCCCCGAACTCCTCGAAGAGATCGTGAAGCGCGTGCCGCCGCCGAAGGGCGACCTGAACGGCCCGCTGCGCGCGCTCATCTTCGATTCGTACTACGACAAGTACCGGGGCGCCATTCCGAGCATTCGCGTCGTGGACGGTGAGATCCGGAAGGGGATGAAGATCACCTTCGGCGTCTCCGACAACGTCTACGAAGTGGCCGAAGTCGGGTACCTGCAGCTGCGGCAGGTGCCCACCGACGTGCTGCGCGCCGGTGAGGTGGGTTACGTACTGGCGGCCGTGCGTTCGGTGCGCGAAACGCGCGCCGGCGACACGATCTTCGACAAGGACAACCGCGCCGCCGAGGCGCTGCCCGGCTATCAGGAAGTGAAGTCGTTCGTGTTCGCGGGCATCTACCCCACCGACACGACGCAGTACGAAACGCTGCGCGACGCGCTCGAGAAGATGAAGCTCAACGACGCGTCGCTGCAGTACGAGCCGGAAACGTCCACGGCCCTCGGCTTCGGCTTCCGATGCGGCTTCCTGGGGCTGCTGCACATGGAAATCGTGCAGGAGCGCCTGGAGCGCGAGTACGATCTCGACCTCGTCACCACGGTGCCGAGCGTGGAGTACCACGTCACCAAAACCGACGGCACCGAGATGCTGGTCGAGAACCCGGCGCTGATGCCGCCGGCGGTGGTGATCGACGATGTGCAGGAGCCGTACGTGCGCGCCCGCATCATGTGTCCGTCCGACTACATCGGGCCGATCATGACGCTGGGCATGGAGCGTCGCGGCATCTACAAGAACACGCGCTTTCTGGACACGGTGCGCGTGGAGCTCGACTGGGAGTTCCCGCTCGGCGAAATCATCCTGGACTTCTTCGACAAGATGAAGACGGTGAGCCGCGGGTACGCCTCGCTCGACTACGAAATGCTCGAGTACCGCTCGAGCGACCTCGTGCGCCTCGACATGCTCATCAACGGCGACGCGATCGACGCGTTCTCGGTGATCGTGCACAAGGACAAGGCGTACGAATGGGGCCGCAAGGTGGCGGAAAAGCTCAAGGAGCTCATCCCGCGGCAGCTGTTCGAAGTGGCCATTCAGGCCACGATCGGCCAGAAGGTCATCGCGCGCGAAACCGTGAAGCCGCTCCGCAAGGACGTGCTCGCGAAGTGCTACGGCGGCGACATCTCGCGCAAGCGCAAGCTTCTGGAGAAGCAGAAGGAAGGCAAGAAGCGCATGAAGCAGGTTGGCAGCGTGGAAATTCCGCAGGAGGCGTTCCTGGCCGTGCTTCAGGTGGATTGACGCGGGGTGATCTCCGCCGTCCTCCAAACCAGCTTCCTGGGTGACATGGTCCTCACGACCCCGCTCCTCGAGCGGCTGGCGCGTGAGGGCCTTGTGCATGTGGTGGCCACGCCGGCGAATGCGGCGGTGCTCGCGAATCACCCCGCCGTGGCCAGCGTCATTGCCTTCGACAAGCGCGGCGCCGATCGTGGGTGGCGCGGCGTACGACGGGTGGCCGATGCGCTCAAGGCCACGGGCGCGACGCGCGCCTTCATGGCGCAGGGATCGCTGCGCACGGCGAGTCTGGCGTGGCTCGCCGGCATTCCGGAACGCATCGGCTTCGCCACCAGTAGCGGGCGCGTGCTGTACACGCGGCGGGTGCCGTACGCGAAGGACCAGCATCATGCGGTGCGACTCTGGCAGCTGGCGTCGCCAGCGGGCGACACCAGTGTGCCGACGAGCGCCCGCCCCTCGCTGTATCCGGGCGCGGTGGATCAGGATGCGGTCGATGCCCTGCTCCGCGCCGCCGGTGTCGCCGATGGCGAACCGCTGATCGCCCTGGCGCCGGGGAGCGTGTGGGCCACCAAGCGCTGGCCCAGCTACGACGCACTCGCGGCCGAGTTGGCGCGCTCGACCACGGGGGCACGTCTCGTGGTGCTGGGGGCGGGTGGCGATACCCCGCTGGCGGCCGCGATTGCTGCGGCGGTGGCGCAGGCCGGAGGCCCGCCCGTCGTGGATGCCACGGGTCGGCTGTCGCTGCTCGGATCCGCCGCGCTGCTCGCGCGTGCCCGCC
Protein-coding regions in this window:
- the lepA gene encoding translation elongation factor 4, with protein sequence MNLSHIRNFCIVAHIDHGKSTLADRLIEVTGTLQKREMKSQVLDTLDLERERGITIKLNAVRMSYTARDGQGYELNLIDTPGHVDFTYEVSRSLAACEGAILVVDASQGIQAQTLSNLFLAMDAGLEIIPVLNKIDLPGAEPERRRQEVVDLIGCMPEDVLCVSGKEGTGVPELLEEIVKRVPPPKGDLNGPLRALIFDSYYDKYRGAIPSIRVVDGEIRKGMKITFGVSDNVYEVAEVGYLQLRQVPTDVLRAGEVGYVLAAVRSVRETRAGDTIFDKDNRAAEALPGYQEVKSFVFAGIYPTDTTQYETLRDALEKMKLNDASLQYEPETSTALGFGFRCGFLGLLHMEIVQERLEREYDLDLVTTVPSVEYHVTKTDGTEMLVENPALMPPAVVIDDVQEPYVRARIMCPSDYIGPIMTLGMERRGIYKNTRFLDTVRVELDWEFPLGEIILDFFDKMKTVSRGYASLDYEMLEYRSSDLVRLDMLINGDAIDAFSVIVHKDKAYEWGRKVAEKLKELIPRQLFEVAIQATIGQKVIARETVKPLRKDVLAKCYGGDISRKRKLLEKQKEGKKRMKQVGSVEIPQEAFLAVLQVD
- a CDS encoding glycosyltransferase family 9 protein; the encoded protein is MVLTTPLLERLAREGLVHVVATPANAAVLANHPAVASVIAFDKRGADRGWRGVRRVADALKATGATRAFMAQGSLRTASLAWLAGIPERIGFATSSGRVLYTRRVPYAKDQHHAVRLWQLASPAGDTSVPTSARPSLYPGAVDQDAVDALLRAAGVADGEPLIALAPGSVWATKRWPSYDALAAELARSTTGARLVVLGAGGDTPLAAAIAAAVAQAGGPPVVDATGRLSLLGSAALLARARLLVTNDSAPLHLASAMNTPTVAVFGPTVPALGFGPLAERQTVVERYTLGCRPCNAHGPQQCPLKHWRCMRDLPVGRMMRAITELERPTQ